The window TTTTTTGGTTTTCGCCTAATGATCAGGTTTTCAGTTGGCTTACAAAAGTCTTTTTAGCTATTTTAACCAACCAAAAACCAACCAATGATCCATTCACCAAACCAAATTATTTGACCTTGCCGAGAGGAAAACATAATAATTATTGCATTTTCTTTATGGTGACTCCAAAGAAAGTATAAATGGTGTACCTGACAAAAGATACTAGATTTTCCGGTAGGACTGCTtcttcaaattcataatttgaggAATGTGTCTCTTCCCGCTCCACATCCTTGAACCAGAAGCGATTccctctaattttaattttcttggaAATTCTAAATTCTCCAGTTTGACTAACAATAAGAGGCAACTCTGTTAGTTTCTCACAGTTCCAAACAGAGAAACTATGAAAGACAGGCCAATCAAGTTGCTTCTCAGAACATATGGAATTTAGCTGAGGGAGATCGATTAATACTAACTCCAGCAGCCGTGGAAGATGGTAAGATAGAGTTATGGTTGTATCAAGATGGGCATCCACAACAGGCCTTATTAACGCTTTCATTGACCAGCACTGCCTAACAGATATCTTTTCAAGGTTACAGAGACAATTCAACATCTCAAAAGAGAAAAGATATTCTAACCCACTGTAGTCAAACACATTGAGGACCTTCAAATTCTGAAACCTAATACCAGTTTCCTTAAGCGTCTTCAGACTTTGGCTGTGCATTGTTAAATACAGCTCTAAGGTGCCTTCTGGTAGTTGATTAACACGGTAATCATCAATCAAAACTATGCTGTTCCTACTGACGTTTCCATTGGTGCAGAAACCACCaacataatatttaaaactAGGGGAACAATGGTGTCTTCTTGCCCTTACAAATGCATTCATATAGTCGTTGAACATGGTTACATTGAAGAAGTTGAGTTCAAGAATGGTTAAACCTTCTAAGCACGCAAGCTCCTCAACACAAGCATCTCTGGAAAATGAACTTATCACTTGCTTTGATCTCCAGTAACAACCCTTTGCATCATCCATAACGATTAACAATTCTTGCAAACATGGTAATGAACCAACCAATTCAGCAGGGAATTTAGTCAACTTAGAGTGTGAAAGATCAAGGCGCTTTAATTTTTTCAACCTCTGCATCCCAGCAGGTAAGTTTTCAAGAGGGgttccaaacaaatcaagtacaATAAGTTCCTCTAGGTTAGACAAATCAGGCAGGTGTTTCAGACTAGGGCAATGACGTAAAAGAAGTACTTGGAGAAGTTTCAAGGTACAAGCTGATGGTGGAAGGAATGAAACATGAGTGTAAGATAGGTCTAAGACTTTAAGCTTTGGCATACCAGTGAAAAAATCAAGTGAAAACCAATCAAGTGGGTTATATTGGAGTAGCAATGTAGACAAGTTTGGAAAATTAGGCTTTTTTGAGGGTGCTTTAAGTTGATTGTGCATAAATGATGCTCGTTTGATCTTTCCACACTGATCATCAATTGTGGGTAAGACCAAAAGATTATCACCTGCATTGATGAAGAAGTCATTATCTTGTTTGCTTATAATATTTACTGCCATATCGTGCAATAAGCCAAGCATCTTGACCCACTCTTGAGAGCCATTTGAATCAACAGCCTCCAAGAGACGAGCATCTTTGAGTTCTTTCAAAACTTTCATCCCCAATTTCCTCTTTTCTTCTAATGACTCAACATATATATCCAATAGACCTTCCCAGATCCAATAATCTATCAGCTGCTTTGCTTCAATTGGAATACCTTTTGGGTACAAGGCACAGTACAAGAAACATTGTTGGTATTTCTCCTCCAGTCTCTTATAACTGTATTCCAAGCGTTCAAACTGCATTGCAGTAGATGGTGTTGATCTAGCCCGGCTACTCAACCTTTCTTGAAGTGCAATACTAATTTCATCCAAGCTTTGACCCTGTACTTCTCTCAAATGCATTCCCAATATGAGAACTGCTAATGGCAATCCTGCACAATCTTCTATTGCTTTTTCCTGAATCTCGCTATCTACAAGGAAAAGGCTGTCACCAACAGTCCTCTTTAAAAAAGCCAAAGTATCAACGCTAGAGAGTGGTTTTATTTCATAGTACTCATTTTTCACAATTCTTGGGCACGCAAATCGAGATCTAGAAGTAAGGATGACCTTGCATACCACTTCCCCATTATCAGACTCTGGAATTCCAATCTCTTGAAGAGAATAATCATCCCATAAAAAATCAAGAATCACCAAACATTTCTTCCGTAGCACAAACTCATCACGCAGTTTTAAAGCTCTACTTGCATCATCACTAGTGTCAGGGAGCGTTATATTTAAGCTCCTAGCAACCTGCTCTTGAAGAATCTTGAGCTGAACACCAAATTCAGCAGCTACCCATataacataatcaaatgaattacACTCATACAAAGCTTGGTTATATATAGCTTCTGCAACAGCTGTCTTGCCAACACCAGCTATGCCATGAATGCATAATACTTTAACGTTTTGTTTTTGGGTTAGGCTCTTCCATATGTTCTCAatatcaatatttctagttctCACCACAGTTTCATTACAAGCTCGTTGATATCCCCTCACAACAGGCTTCATTCTAACACACCTATTCTTTTCAATTAACTGATCAAATATACTGATTTCTCGTTCAATGGCTGCGCTTGCAGCACATCGACGACAACAGTCGGGCAAGAAGCCATTCATACATCTACCATCTATGCTTCTTCTAAGATTTTCTATATCTACTTTGTTGAGGGAATCTTCAGCTTCTCTCATCCAATCTTTCACATCAGTTAGAAGAAAagttgtcccatttgcttgtgCTTGCAATCTATTAAGCATCTCTCTTGCTTCTGCAATCTTTGTCTTCAGGTTTTCCAGATTACTTCGACGTTCCTTAAACCTATGAGGGACATATTCTTCCCGGACCCAAGCAGCAATAAGACCAGTAACTAATCCACCGACTGCAGTCAGGAAAGGCGCTGCAGCCATATAATTTTAATGCAGCGCATAGAAACAgaaattcattaataaataatattttgtacAAAGACCATTTGAACTTCACACAATCCAATAGCATCATGGGAAAAAAAAGGGGGAAAAGTTGGGCAAGAAAGGGAAGTAAAAGTTGAAAGTTCACCAGAAAGGCTACAGGTAGCATCGCAAGCATAAGTATATGAAAGAAAATGGATTCCATATAAGATCAAGTATTAAACAACTTGTGGTCTTTTGGGTGTTTGgtttgagagaaaagaaaatttggAAAAACTAATTCTCTATTTTCCCTTTTTTGACAAGAGATTGAAGTTGAAAAGCTTGGTTGGAAAAGGGTTTACATCTATTTGCAAACATTTTCCTTGAGTATTGGAAGAAAACCAATTTCCTTTCGGTCTTTCATCCATAACATTCTCCATTTTCTCCAAGTAAAAGAAAACTAATCCTCATttgcattttaaaataaaaagcttTCAcggaaaactaatttctaaaaTTTTACAACAATATTTCACTACCCCAATGTGCAATGCCATTAAAATGGCTTATGCTTAGGAGGGGCTTTGAAGTCGGATTTatgcaatccataaaatttatttccTATTGACCCCACAATGCTTTACCACTCTCTTTTAAGCATTTCCTACATTTTCTCTTCTCCTTCCTTGTCCTCACAATCCATTAGCTACCAGTAAGTGTAAgaacattattattatctttacaTTGCACAGATTTATAACTAACTTAAACGAAAGATTTGAGTAGTCAATAGAAGTAAATACATACTTGCAAAGGCAGCCAGCGgcattttctttgattttctacTACAAGCCGGGTTTACTGTTGAATGTTAATAATAGCAGCAATACTGAATATGATTTTACCAAACAGTTGGAAAGCCGAGTGGATTCAGATCCCATGCATCTACAAATGAAGTCAATTTTCTTAGTATAGAAAGCACTTCAGCATGTGAATTAAATATCAATAAAGAGCACACTAACTAAGTGTTATATTAAACACTGCTACTATATATGATTTCATTGAAAGTGTAAAAGGAagcaactcaatcaaaagctaaAACTTATGGTTGAAGCCAgtgtatgttatatactttatcacGCTCCCTTATACCAAGGAAACAAcacaactaaaagcttaagctgatggttaaaaacacaagatatgttatatactccaaTAACATATATGTTCATTTAGTGACTTGACCTAAGACCCCGTCCCAAAGCATGAGATCTTAGGTTCAAAGTTTCAAAACCCTTCCAATCCTTAATGTATAAATTACTAGTCAGAATAAGACATGAAGCATTTCTCCCTATGTTTTTGGAATACTTGAACAACATTTCTATATGAATATCGATGTAAATTTCACATAACCATGAAACTGGTTGATTCTTacagaataataaaaaaaatgcaaggTAAATTAACAGAGGAATTCAAACCTTGCAGAGGTGATTGGTGGAACTAATTTCCAACCTAACTAACTTTTAAAACTCTTCAACACCAAAGCAGatagtaatttttcttttgtggaAACTAGAAAGCTACATAGCATGTACGTACGATGTTTGTTAGCATAAGTAAGTAATtaagtatttataataaatgatCAACTGCAGTTTATTACAGGAAAATGGATGATTTGTGCATGATTAACCAAATAATAATTTCTAAACTTTCAAATAATAGTAGTGAATGTGTTTATGCCAACTCTCATGCACGTATCTTCATCATAATTCCCTAAAAAAGATTCTTCTTTCTAACAATTATGATAATCTGAAGTTATAATATTAACTAATAACTACTAATTTGCAGAACTAATTAAGGGAATGTTTGGCATAACTAATAACTACTCATTTAAAACACTCCATTCTTGTTATTTGCACACCAAGCATTTGTGTACCATTGTCAAATCTTAAGAGTGTCCCTTACTATTAAAAGCACGAGTCACCAAATTTGTTCCATCATGGTTTGGAGTTTAAAATTATTCTACACTTTAAATGTTATATAACACCCTGATCAAGACAAACAACACTCATCAAGGCACACTCTTTTCGCATTTGGGACGGTTTAGTAGGCAACAACAAGCCGTACGTACTTGAATGGGCAAGAGAAGAGACCAACAATTAGTCAATTACTAATACTCACACTTGCAATATTTGGTCAAGTGGTTTAGATCAAGACAAGGTATATTAAGTATAGGAGGCAGCCGACACTGCTATACATCCATTATTCTTTTACCAAGAATCGATTTTAATTTAgtgataaattatttatttgtctCATATAATATGTGATTTTTAAATAgattaaattaagaaaataccTTCTACATATTATTTCTTGGCCTGTgtcatatatataaatttattattttattaaacatttttatattataaatgtagaaatataatgattattttgaattttctgcAAAAGACAAATATAATATTGAAATTACTACAAAACCAGAATGATGATTtgagaaaatattaaaacagACTTAATTCAATTTTACACGAAATTAGATGTCTGGATTCCAAAATTTTGTTCAATAatgactgatttttttttttttttttttttttttataatccaTGATAGCTCTAATCCCAACTCATATCAAATGTACTTGTTATCAAAAAATAATGAGCCAAACCAAATCCAATCATGAATAAGCCAATAGGTTATAATCTTTGGCAAGGAAGTTGTATGATTATTAGTTAAGtaggttaattaattaaactcactcaataagaacaaaaaaatattggCATTAGAatgtactaattaggaaaaacTTGTTTTGGCTTACTTGGAATGGTCATATAATCTAGGCATTGTTTTTGGCTTACATGATAGGGTAATCAATCTAGGCATGGAATTAACACATTCATATATTGGAGTATTATATGTATAATTTcatcatgtaatttaaaatttaatatattaaatttatctaGTGGTAGAAAACTTTCTTCTCCACTCTTGTATATAATATAGATTCTATTCTCATCAAATAACTACATGAGTTATCGTTTCTCCCTTCAGTTTGTTGCCATATATTATTTTAGAACTTATCTATTTAATcaaattcttatattttcatatgtAAAATTTTTGTGTGATTATGCCCTTTTCATCTCTTTTAATTTGCTACGATGCCTATTTATGAAATGATACATTTGAATTAATGGGTATAGACATATTCTCTTATCTTGTCTCAAtcataaattcttttttttttcctctataaaatattatatccaTTCGAAAATACTTACacctaattataatatattatgtggAAAATATCACTATAAGTTTATCTTATTTATTCACTAACtatcaattaaaattaaaaataacccATAAATATATAGcaatattaaaaaacaaaaacattgaGAAAAATGTATCCATTTAACTTAAACAAATTCTTAGTACATCACAATTCCAAATAAATTATCTCAAATTTCTCTTTCTGACCTGAATTGTGGCATGGGGATGGGGCCCTTGCTATATGGAGAAGtcacacaataatttatttttacaagAAGTCACCCCTTGATGCTAGCAAAAAGGAATCAAACCACATATTCCTTCAAGCTTGCTTAAAGAATAATGAGTGAAATCATTTTGACTTAATTACTTCTTACCATATAtgcaaattttgtaataaaagtatataatataatctTTACTAAATATGGGCAAAAATATCATTTCTCTTAGAAATAGACTTGGATCTTCTATGTAACCTTTCTCAcccaataaagaaaaaaaaaaaaaaaaaaaaaaaaaaaagaaaaaccaaaCATTCACTTTTAATGGATAATCGTGaacaaaattttaacaaaaagatTAGACCAACATTACAAAATGGtctaaaaatataagttaaacaAAACACTCATTTATGTCATACatgatttaatttttctattatatataatacacagagttttaaattaaatgattcGGATCAGAACTTAGACGAGCACAAGCCTATATTCCCTTGAACAAAGGTTGAGGAAGGCCATTGATGGCAACGGCTGCGGTGGTGGCACCTCGGCTGCTGCCGCCTTGAAACAAGCGTTTTAAGGTCTTAAGGTGACCCAAAACTTGTTTATAAACACCCATTTTAGTCTTAGCCATGTTAGACAACATAGTCTTCCTTAACCTCAACAATTTCTTACCAATTCTCAGCTTTAATTTGCTTATTCTTAGCCTTAACCAGCTAGAAGACCTTGATGATCTTCTTACTATAGGTTGATCAGCTTGCTTTAATGTCTTGTATATTAAAAATTGTGCTTCTCTATGATTTCTTTCTTCTGGGTCTTCTTTCTCCATCATAGTGTAACCATAacttgtattattatttctcttgAATAAATTTgccattttaatattttcttttttatgtaaaaaaggAAGTACCAAAAAAGTTGGAGAAAGGAAGAGATTTTTGGTAGGAAGTATAGTGAGGAGGGAAAAAGAGAGGAGATTTGTTGGTGGGGAGGATGAATTGGGGGTGGGAAGGATTTTGGTTATTTATAAGTAGGATAAAGTGAGGTAGTCAAGTTTTAGGAAAAAaacatattcttattatttttatttttatatttattattattaatattatattttttggtttagagaatttctacaaaGAAGGGAGAATATGGAATAAATCATTTTATAGGTGTGGATCAATACTATGTTATCAAGGTGTAGAattctcattattattataaatttatcagCGAGTTTTATATCAGACTGTTGCATTAAGAGACGAGCCATATAATTTTAAGAGAAAAAGTATACGATAGCCCAACAAAAATAATCTCGCTGTgtttatcatttaaaaatttatgcaTAGTGAATGGGGAGAGAGACGGAAAGAAGGTTAGTCAAAGAATGAATAATTAAGGATGGCATGGCAAACCATGTGCATACTCTTTATGTTTGAGCACTAAATAATgtgagaaaagaaaggaaaaagaaaagaaatcacAAGGAAATAAATAGGAACATTTCAGAGCAATATAAAAGattaattaatgaaaattaattaaataaacccACTTGATGAGTAAAAATTATGATGGATTATACAGAAGTAttggaaaaataaaattattccatATCGGTTGGAAGCTCGAAATTGGAGGTGTTAATCAAATGATTTATCATGAATTATGATCGCAATTTGGAAGTATTATTATCCAATAATATCATCctttttcaattaaatataatttattgattGAATGTCATAAATAGATTTACctataaaaaagttataaattcTAGTTTATGAAAACTttctaacaaaaaatatattcacATTTTAACTCTGATTTCTATACTTGTCATCTTTCTTCGCTCTAAAACTGTCAATATTTAAATGTGCCTTTGAATTTGGATGAGAAAGAATTCAAGACTATTTAGATTTATATTGTTTCGCTAACATGTAAATGttacaaataattatattacaTGCACATATCTTCACATGTGATATTACAAATGTTAATATCTTTTAACTTAAATTAGTGGGATTAAACATATTTATCTTTATCTTTATTAAGTTAAATTTGTCACACTATTTTTCTTCATTAAAGTATTGGACAAATCATATATACAATCTATTTGAAACACATTACTATTGTGAGTTTGACTATTGttaaatgtattttatttttaaaaaacaaaatatgctTATTAATTTGGCTATTCATGAGATCTAAGAATTCAAATCAGCtcaaaaattggaaaaaattataatttaataagtcAAAGTTGAAAAAACTCCAACTTTTATTTCAAAGGCCAAATGTaccaaaatttaatttaaattttaactcgTTATCATGTCTATTCGCTATTATTAcattcaataaaaattatataaaagtaattttttatcAAAGTGGTAGCAcatagaaatattattttaataaacacCGTCATGATAATTTGAACCATGATCAACTTGAATTCGTAAGTCAAAGAGGAAGGAGTGAGAACACGACACAAAACTGCTGCTTCCATTACAGCCACGACCCCTTAACTTCCTAGCACTACCGTATCTTCGGAACTAATTGTGAACTAGCTAGAAAAAAAACCTTACTGTAccatttattcaaaattaaaattattgttcTTGACCAACGCTAATAATtatacttctttttttttctcatttatttttacatagtttttaaagtaaattttgagcctCAATGCCTCTAAATatctattataaaaaaatatatattaagacaaatctaatgaaatctcacatgaatatatatagattttaaaaattttaattaaatttatctctTTTTAAAGTGCAATATTTTAAAGtgcaatattttaaataattaaaggaCAAAAAAGGAGAAAGATTGTGAAAATTGTgttataaactaaaaattttttCTCCCAAAAAGGTAAAAGCCAACTATTTGAGTCAACTGCTTAAGCTAGTTATTTAAGTCCATTGTTATGgatgtgtttggtaaatttaattGTTTGCAGTTGGTTGTTTTCTGCTTATTAAAGAGAGTAAAACATCAAAAGTTAATTGAAAAAACTACTcctattagtttttttattttaattcataagTTAGTACTTCTGTTGGTTTAAAACTCATTTATTATAATACATTTTTTTGACTGTTTAAAGAAcgccaaaaaaaattgaattgtgACACACACATATTGTTCTAATTTGGAGGTCACTTTCAAAAGCTTGAAGAGACAAATGACTTTAGTCATTGTGCTACTCATGGTCATGGATGGGATTATgcgcaatttttattatttgactAGTACAGTCAATTTTTTAACTCTCAagatattcaaaacaaaattataaataaaaaattattatttatattattggttacttaaatgcaattcttaattttaatatgtttttttgaCTATCTTTATGTAAGTCACTTACATTTTTTTatgacaaaaattattaatttttgtttaaacttttataaaataattttacatatttttatgttaactttgattttcaaGTGTATTGTTAATAGTTGTAatactttataaaaattaatatgatatttatttttgttagcataaattggtatgttagtttttaaataaagggaaattctacatggtagcatcgaactttaaCGAAACGTTAGTAGTagtacttttgtaagatttttccacatggtagcattcattttatgccttatctaactatCGTAATATTTTCTactaaattcttgtcaatttccgtttaatttaccattttgacgtttccaCCCTTATTAAGTATTAGTTGTTGTCCTTATAATTTtccctaaaccatttttattctctcaaatatttaattcaccattttgacgtttaaatCACCGTTTAATTTATCAATGCTCTCAAATTTTTAGGGCAAATTATGAAGACAAGAACCAAAACGAACGtcaaaatagtgaattaaacgaaaattgacaagaatttaatggaaaatgctGCGACAGTTAGATAAGacataaattggatgctaccatgagGAAAAATcttgcaaaagtgctaaaactagcgtttcatgaaagtgatgctaccatgtggaatttcctttatttaaaaaactcataattttgtattgtataCTCCAAGCACGAACCATTTTCCCTTTTATTCGATATCAACAAAtaaaagtgtatatatataaaaaattatattaaatatataattattttttttgtgatttatttgtcatgaactaaattttcaaaattatctgcacgcacgatgtaaaatataa of the Amaranthus tricolor cultivar Red isolate AtriRed21 chromosome 6, ASM2621246v1, whole genome shotgun sequence genome contains:
- the LOC130814853 gene encoding probable disease resistance protein At4g27220; translated protein: MPLAAFATPFLTAVGGLVTGLIAAWVREEYVPHRFKERRSNLENLKTKIAEAREMLNRLQAQANGTTFLLTDVKDWMREAEDSLNKVDIENLRRSIDGRCMNGFLPDCCRRCAASAAIEREISIFDQLIEKNRCVRMKPVVRGYQRACNETVVRTRNIDIENIWKSLTQKQNVKVLCIHGIAGVGKTAVAEAIYNQALYECNSFDYVIWVAAEFGVQLKILQEQVARSLNITLPDTSDDASRALKLRDEFVLRKKCLVILDFLWDDYSLQEIGIPESDNGEVVCKVILTSRSRFACPRIVKNEYYEIKPLSSVDTLAFLKRTVGDSLFLVDSEIQEKAIEDCAGLPLAVLILGMHLREVQGQSLDEISIALQERLSSRARSTPSTAMQFERLEYSYKRLEEKYQQCFLYCALYPKGIPIEAKQLIDYWIWEGLLDIYVESLEEKRKLGMKVLKELKDARLLEAVDSNGSQEWVKMLGLLHDMAVNIISKQDNDFFINAGDNLLVLPTIDDQCGKIKRASFMHNQLKAPSKKPNFPNLSTLLLQYNPLDWFSLDFFTGMPKLKVLDLSYTHVSFLPPSACTLKLLQVLLLRHCPSLKHLPDLSNLEELIVLDLFGTPLENLPAGMQRLKKLKRLDLSHSKLTKFPAELVGSLPCLQELLIVMDDAKGCYWRSKQVISSFSRDACVEELACLEGLTILELNFFNVTMFNDYMNAFVRARRHHCSPSFKYYVGGFCTNGNVSRNSIVLIDDYRVNQLPEGTLELYLTMHSQSLKTLKETGIRFQNLKVLNVFDYSGLEYLFSFEMLNCLCNLEKISVRQCWSMKALIRPVVDAHLDTTITLSYHLPRLLELVLIDLPQLNSICSEKQLDWPVFHSFSVWNCEKLTELPLIVSQTGEFRISKKIKIRGNRFWFKDVEREETHSSNYEFEEAVLPENLVSFVSVKTEKLSTESTTSSGETKVFRIFKRKKAEKTRAATILANDDINASPSHSPSHSYITRRLEATSTFIKRVHANVRDLFTRQQNGYASPSNGASSVSMITPTNSRRFLHFTLL
- the LOC130815751 gene encoding uncharacterized protein LOC130815751 — translated: MANLFKRNNNTSYGYTMMEKEDPEERNHREAQFLIYKTLKQADQPIVRRSSRSSSWLRLRISKLKLRIGKKLLRLRKTMLSNMAKTKMGVYKQVLGHLKTLKRLFQGGSSRGATTAAVAINGLPQPLFKGI